The following is a genomic window from Desulfurococcaceae archaeon.
CGTAGAGAACTTCAGGTCCCGGGAAGGTACTCTAAGATACTATGAAAGAATTTGGGAACTCATCAGAATGGGGCAGAGAAGCCTCATAATAAATTTCGATGATTTAATACTATTTGATCCCGCGCTAGCCGAGAAGGTGTTAGATAACCCCGCGGAGGTTCTCGAGGCATTCAACCAGGCCCTGCAAGAGATCGTAATGAGGGAGAACCCCGAATACGCTAGGCACGTTAAGAGGTTCTACGTCAGGATCAGGAATCCCCCGAAAATAATGAAAATCCGGGAACTGACAAGCGACTATATAGGAAAGCTCGTTTCCATCGAAGGGATAGTTACGCGGGTTACTAGAGTGGATGCGAAGCTCGTAAAGGCAATATTCAAGCACACAAGCGAGCAGGGGGAACACGAATTCGAGTATCCGCCTGAAGGCGTGGTAACCGATAAGGTGGAAAGGCCGCCTTACTGTCCCGTCTGCCATAAGCTGGGTAAGTTCGAGCTTGTAGTTGAAAAAAGCGATTTCGTCGACTGGCAGAAGGTAGTAGTGCAGGAGAAGCCCGAGGAGGTCCCCGGGGGGCAGATACCGAGATCCGTTGAAGCCATTTTGACGGGTGACATTGTCGATTCGGCGAGACCAGGTGATAGGGTAGTAGTAACGGGTATTTTGAAGGTACAGCCACTAGCAGGTTCGCCTGACCGCAGGGGGTCTAGGAGCGTGTTTTCATTCTACGTAGATGTAAACCACATAGAGGTCCAGGAAAAGGTTCTCGAAGAAATAGTAATTACGAGGGAAGATGAAGAGAGGATCTGGGAGCTTGCAAGAGACCCTTGGATAAGAGAAAAGATAATAGCTAGCATAGCACCCGGGATCTACGGCTACTGGGACATTAAGGAGGCAATAGCGCTCCTTCTATTTGGTGGTGCGCCTAAAATCCTACCAGATGGAACTAGGATCAGGGGAGACATTCATGTACTGATAACTGGGGATCCAGGTACAGCCAAGTCCCAGTTATTGCAGTTCACTGCTAGGATAGCTCCGCGCGGCCTTTACACAAGCGGTAAGGGTTCGACGGCAGCTGGTTTAACGGCAACTGTCTTGCGGGACAAGGCCACAGGTGAATATTACCTGGAAGCCGGTGCACTGGTTCTAGCGGATGGGGGTCTTGCGGCAATCGATGAGATAGACAAAATGAGAGAAGAAGATAGAAGCGCCATTCACGAGGCACTAGAGCAGCAGACTGTTAGCATAGCGAAAGCCGGTATCGTTGCAAGACTTAATGCTAGAACGTCCGTTTTAGCAGCCGGGAACCCCAAGTACGGTAGGTACGACCCCACACAGCCCGTAAGCAAGAACATTGACTTGCCGCCAACGATACTCTCAAGGTTCGACTTGATATTTATAGTCCAGGATATACCGCGAGCTGACCACGACCGGAGGCTTGCGAAACACGTACTCGGCATACACACGGAGGCCGAGAAAGCACGGGGGTTCATAGATCCGCAACTACTCAAGAAGTACATTAGCTATGCTAGGAGGTACGTTAGGCCCCAACTCACCCCGGAGGCGACCAAGCTAGTAGAGGAATTCTACGTGAGCCTTAGGCAGGCATCACTAACTGCGGGGGAGGGAGGGCTTTCCGCCATAGCAATTACGCCGAGGCAGCTTGAAGCCCTCATAAGGCTCACAGAGGCTCACGCCAAGATGGCGCTAAAGACGAAGGCGACAATCGAAGACGCCGAAGAGGCTATAAGGCTCATGATGGCAACGCTCTCCAAGGCGGGATTTGACGTAGAGAGCGGTAAGATAGACATAGACATACTAGAGACCGGGATACCCGCTTCACGTAGAGAGAAGAAAAAGAAATTCATAGCATTCCTCTCAAGGTTGTTAGAAGAGGTCGGTGGTGAAATAGAATTAAATGAGCTGTATACAAAGGCCAGGGAAGAAGGCTTCGAAAAGGACTTCGTCATGGAGGTCGTAAACGAGCTACATAAAAGTGGAGAAATATACTACCCGAGGGCGGGCAAGATCGCGAAGGTAAGATAAGACGCCATTCAGGCCCCTCACATTACCCACAACACCTTGAACAACACCAAATAACCCGCGCATTCTCTATGGAGTACGTTTAACCGATGAGGTGAACGAGAACGGGCATCGAACGGCCGCGTAGATCGGCGAACCTGGGGCAAGGCACTAAATCGACTTGCAACTGAGTCCTCTAAGTTAATGTTATTGCCCCCCTTCCGCAGGGCAGCGTTTAAGGCCTCTTCCTAGCAACTTATGTGATATGTGAAATACCAGTAAGGTAAAACACTTAATGACTATTCGCAGCGGGCATCTACGCTGAGCGGTTTTATCGCGACACGCTATACTGCAGCGTGTACCTGGCTGTCTTAATTATTGAGGAAAGCGCTATGCACCACTATGAGCTTCTTCTCACTGGTTTTCTAAGTACTTGTGGGTGTACTATTAATGACGCTATTAGCGCGCTTACACCGATACCTATTAGCGAGTACGTATATGCGCCAAATACCGACACTATTAACGCCGTAATATAGCCTGAGAGTAGCCCGCCCCAGCTCTTAGCGGTATACGTTAGCCCGTAGTTTACCGTCAAGTACCGGGATCCGTAAAAGTCGCTTATGATTGCCGGCGTTAAAGCCAGGGAAGGCCCCGCGAACAGCATTGTTAACACGGTAAACGACGTAAAGGCTACCGGGTTACGTGCTGTGAGGGCTAGTAAGACCAGGGATACCCCCGATAGAGCGTAGAACATCGTCATGGACTTCTGCCTGCCTATCCTATCTGAAACCCAACCACCGAAAACCCTGCTAATTCCGTTAGCTATGGGGAACACCGTCAACGTAGTGTACATTATGGTGTCAGGTATGCCGTTTTCGAGCGCGATCGACTTCACGTGTCCACCGAATAGTAGGTGTACGGCCGTCATCGCAGTGAAGGATGCATAAATGAACCACCACTGGTACGTCATAACCATTTCACGCCACGTCCAGTCTCCCGTATCTACCGTATTTTTAGCGTAGTTCACTTCACTACCACTGGTGCTGTAAGCCGGGTACCTATAAAACGCAGTAATTGGTAGTAGTATGCTTAGCATTATGACACCAATGTAAAGAAACACCACGAGAACACCTAAGTTCTCTATTGCCTGGTCTATTAAGACGTTGAAAAGAGCCGTCCCCGAACCAAAACCAGATGCTACTATGCCGGATGCAAGACCACGTTTCTCGGGAAACCATTTAATGACCACAGCTACTGAGACACCATAGAGAAACCCCACACCTAAAGAACCGATGCCGTAGTAGAGGTATAGTTGCCAAGGGCTACTCACAGTCGAGCAAAGCATTAAACCCGCACCTGTCAGTAGTGCACCAATAACCGCTATTAACCTAGGACTTACCCTGTCAGCTACGTAACCCGAAAAGGGTTGCGTTAGTGTAGATAGATATGCAAAAACCGTGAATGTCAAGTCTACCGTGGGCTTATCCCAGTTGAAGACCCTCCTCAAACCCGTAGAAAAAAGAGACCAGGAGTACTGGTATATGCTTATGAACATCATTGTAACGGTAGCGCCGATTAAGATGAGCAGCCTGTACTGCATTCTCCGTACAGTCATCATCGCTAAAGCACCTACAACATTTACTAGGGAATGATTCACTGACAATGTAGTATTTAAGCATGGCGTGAAAAACCCGGTAAACCACGTTACTTATCAAGCTTAATACGGTCAAGTGGCAAACACGAGCGGTATTGCCATTCTGCCGGGTTAGACGTGGTTTATACAGCTACTAGACTGTGTTGAAGCATTTGAACCGGTTCATGACGGGTTATCGTGGTTCCCCCCCATCTCCATTCGCCATCCACCGTGGATCTCGGAAACCTGAAACACAGAGTTACTACTATGTTACCACTATGCCGGTATAGCTCCAAGACTTATAAGCACCGAGTAAACTGGGATGGCTCACGAAAACCTTAATGAACTTGAGGCATCTGGAATGGCTAATGATCCTCCATAACGAATTAATAAGGTTCCCTCATACTTCCTTGTAGGTGGTGGATGCATTGACGCGCATCATAAAAATCCTAGACCTCGTACCAGTGGTGTATACCGAAGATCTTAGACTATCTATGGATGATAGACGTAGACTTGCCGTGGACGTTTCTAATGAGACCGGGGGATTAGTTAGGTTAGACGTGGTCACCGTTAACAAAGGCCCCGCCTCCATAGAGTCTGTGTACGACGAGTACGTGAGTGCACCCTACATTCTCGAAAAGGTAAAGTGGGCTGAAGAAAGTGGCTATGACGCCGTCGTAATCGACTGTTTCGGCGATCCGGCTTTAGATGCCGCCAGGGAGCTCGTCAAGATACCGGTGATCGGGCCTAACCAGGCCTCGTGTCTTATCGCCGTTCAACTCGCACAGAGGTTTTCCATAGTAACTACTCTTCCTGAGGCCGAGCCGGCTCTTCGGGCGCTAATAGCTAAGTACGGTTTAACCCAGCACTTAGCCTCAATAGAGGTAGTAAACATACCCGTGCTGGAACTTGGAAAAGACCCGGAAAAACTGGTTAACAGTATCGTCGAGGCGGGTAAGCGAGCCTACTACGCACACTACGCGAAGGCGCTAATCTTAGGGTGTACCGGTATGTCCTTTGTAGCGAATAAGGTAGAAGAAAGGCTCCTCGAGGAGAAGATCGAAATACCTGTTATAGAGCCTTTGAGAGCTGCAGTATACACGGCGGTGTCGCTAGTACTCTTTGGTAAATCGCACAGTAAGGCTACGTATAGACTGCCAAGACAAAAACTTCGAGTAGCCGATTTTAAGACTATTTGACAAGGATAACTACACTGAGAAGGAGCTGATCCCGGCCTTCGCCCAGGAAACCAATACGCCGCTTGTCTTAGAGGTGCGGTTAAAAAAGGAGGCTAGAGTAGTTTTTCTACCGGGATATAGTCTCCTTTATAGCCTATGGGCTCTAGTATGTGCCTCCACACGTCAAATGCCTTTGGGTGTTTTCTCCACTTCTCTGAGGCCGGTATTCCCACCGCCGCGACTTTGAGGCCTTCTTTCATATCTGCATTCGTTAGAGGAGTGCCGTCGAGAGTTATCCAGCAGATTAAGTCGGGCACCATGGCGGCGGGCTGGCCTTCCGCCTTCCACGCTATCATGTTCTCGTTCTTGAAGTCTACGAAGAATGTTTTACCCTTGTACTGTTCAACGCCTTCAAGCGTAACACGCCCGAAGTCGAAGCCCGCCACTGTTTTAATTTCTACTTTTTTAACCACGCCTCTGAATAGTTCATATCCCTTAGTGACTTCCACTACTTCTTTGACAGGGTCTTTACCGGTGGCTTTAGCTTTGCTTATTGCCTTACCTATATTAAGGGACTTAGCAAGCACGTTAGGCTCTAGGTAATTCTTGACCTGCCACCCCGTTACGACCCAGGTACCTAGTCCGGACAGCATTCCGAACGCTACTGTCACGTGTCTTGCAATATTTTCAGCTGTGTGGCCGTCCATGGGGTTCTTGAGCCATCCAACCACAGTATTGCCTTCTCTATCTGCCACGACGAATGGGGAGTGAGAAATACCATACAGCTGGTAAAGGGTTGTGCCTAGTTCCGGTACCGCCCTACCACCCGTACCATCAGCATCCACTATAGTGAGCCCCTTCACGGCAGCTACGTATATGGGCGTTATTGAGTTAAAACCTCCTGTTTCCCCAGGCATTACGTACCGGAACTTTATGCCTATTACCGAATATATCCTCTCGAGGCCTTCGAACGCGTATATGGCCTCGGGCCCGAAGCCTCTTTCTTTGAGCGCTTTAGGAGCACCCATGCCCGCGATCATCGCAACGTACTCGTTATCAGCGAGCTCCGCCGGTTCCACTACGGGTACCTCGCCAGCGACCTTGGCTATTTCGTTTACTAGCTGGAGCCCGTTTTCGGGAGATCCCCCGCCACCGCTACCGAGAAAAGTCGCTCCGATTACAATGTCTTTGAGGTCTTGAATAGTAAACTTCTTCATAAAACTTACCACCAAGAAATGGGGAGTGCTGTCCATGTTTATAAACCTTCCTTTTCATGCTTCCGGATATATACCCGAGTAGTGCTGATGACTATACAGGGTCGTCGTGGACCCGGGCATACCCGTTGAGCACTTGAAGAAGGCAGCCGAAAACGTGGTAAGGTTCTGTCTTAACGTTAAACCGGGAGAACTGTTCCTCGTAATAACGGACACGGAAACGAAGGCCATAGGCGATGTTATTTTAGAGAAAGGTCTAGAGGCTGGTGCAGAGGCCGTTATGGCCGTAATGAAGCCTAGGAGCAGACACGGCGAAGAACCCCCAAAACCCATCGCAGAAATGTGGCAACACGCCGATGTGTTCGTGGCCCCCACGAAGTACAGTTTAACTCATACACGGGCGAGAAGAAGGGCTACTGAAAAAGGCGTACGCGGTGCTACAATGCCGGGAATAACTCCAGAGATCTTCATCAAGGGGTTAGCTGTGGACTACATGCAAGTAAATAACTACAACAACTGTTTACTAAGGGCTCTGAAGGGTGCAAAGAGAATACGGGTGCTCGCTCCTGGAGGCACTGACATATCGTTTTCCGTTGAAGGGAGAGAGTTCATATCTGACTCTGGAATTCTTCATGAAAAGGGCTCCTTTGGTAACTTACCGGCCGGTGAAGTCCTCGTAGCACCCGTTGAAGGGACGGCTAACGGCATAATAGTGTTCGATTGCTCCATAACCGATGTAGGGGTCCTGAAGGAGCCCGTGGTGGTGATCGTTAGAGATGGCCTTGCGGTGGAGTTTAGAG
Proteins encoded in this region:
- a CDS encoding minichromosome maintenance protein MCM, giving the protein MPDSTTETFVDYVQQFKNFVENFRSREGTLRYYERIWELIRMGQRSLIINFDDLILFDPALAEKVLDNPAEVLEAFNQALQEIVMRENPEYARHVKRFYVRIRNPPKIMKIRELTSDYIGKLVSIEGIVTRVTRVDAKLVKAIFKHTSEQGEHEFEYPPEGVVTDKVERPPYCPVCHKLGKFELVVEKSDFVDWQKVVVQEKPEEVPGGQIPRSVEAILTGDIVDSARPGDRVVVTGILKVQPLAGSPDRRGSRSVFSFYVDVNHIEVQEKVLEEIVITREDEERIWELARDPWIREKIIASIAPGIYGYWDIKEAIALLLFGGAPKILPDGTRIRGDIHVLITGDPGTAKSQLLQFTARIAPRGLYTSGKGSTAAGLTATVLRDKATGEYYLEAGALVLADGGLAAIDEIDKMREEDRSAIHEALEQQTVSIAKAGIVARLNARTSVLAAGNPKYGRYDPTQPVSKNIDLPPTILSRFDLIFIVQDIPRADHDRRLAKHVLGIHTEAEKARGFIDPQLLKKYISYARRYVRPQLTPEATKLVEEFYVSLRQASLTAGEGGLSAIAITPRQLEALIRLTEAHAKMALKTKATIEDAEEAIRLMMATLSKAGFDVESGKIDIDILETGIPASRREKKKKFIAFLSRLLEEVGGEIELNELYTKAREEGFEKDFVMEVVNELHKSGEIYYPRAGKIAKVR
- a CDS encoding OFA family MFS transporter; this encodes MNHSLVNVVGALAMMTVRRMQYRLLILIGATVTMMFISIYQYSWSLFSTGLRRVFNWDKPTVDLTFTVFAYLSTLTQPFSGYVADRVSPRLIAVIGALLTGAGLMLCSTVSSPWQLYLYYGIGSLGVGFLYGVSVAVVIKWFPEKRGLASGIVASGFGSGTALFNVLIDQAIENLGVLVVFLYIGVIMLSILLPITAFYRYPAYSTSGSEVNYAKNTVDTGDWTWREMVMTYQWWFIYASFTAMTAVHLLFGGHVKSIALENGIPDTIMYTTLTVFPIANGISRVFGGWVSDRIGRQKSMTMFYALSGVSLVLLALTARNPVAFTSFTVLTMLFAGPSLALTPAIISDFYGSRYLTVNYGLTYTAKSWGGLLSGYITALIVSVFGAYTYSLIGIGVSALIASLIVHPQVLRKPVRRSS
- a CDS encoding aspartate/glutamate racemase family protein, encoding MTRIIKILDLVPVVYTEDLRLSMDDRRRLAVDVSNETGGLVRLDVVTVNKGPASIESVYDEYVSAPYILEKVKWAEESGYDAVVIDCFGDPALDAARELVKIPVIGPNQASCLIAVQLAQRFSIVTTLPEAEPALRALIAKYGLTQHLASIEVVNIPVLELGKDPEKLVNSIVEAGKRAYYAHYAKALILGCTGMSFVANKVEERLLEEKIEIPVIEPLRAAVYTAVSLVLFGKSHSKATYRLPRQKLRVADFKTI
- a CDS encoding DUF917 domain-containing protein, whose product is MVSFMKKFTIQDLKDIVIGATFLGSGGGGSPENGLQLVNEIAKVAGEVPVVEPAELADNEYVAMIAGMGAPKALKERGFGPEAIYAFEGLERIYSVIGIKFRYVMPGETGGFNSITPIYVAAVKGLTIVDADGTGGRAVPELGTTLYQLYGISHSPFVVADREGNTVVGWLKNPMDGHTAENIARHVTVAFGMLSGLGTWVVTGWQVKNYLEPNVLAKSLNIGKAISKAKATGKDPVKEVVEVTKGYELFRGVVKKVEIKTVAGFDFGRVTLEGVEQYKGKTFFVDFKNENMIAWKAEGQPAAMVPDLICWITLDGTPLTNADMKEGLKVAAVGIPASEKWRKHPKAFDVWRHILEPIGYKGDYIPVEKLL
- a CDS encoding aminopeptidase, whose product is MDPGIPVEHLKKAAENVVRFCLNVKPGELFLVITDTETKAIGDVILEKGLEAGAEAVMAVMKPRSRHGEEPPKPIAEMWQHADVFVAPTKYSLTHTRARRRATEKGVRGATMPGITPEIFIKGLAVDYMQVNNYNNCLLRALKGAKRIRVLAPGGTDISFSVEGREFISDSGILHEKGSFGNLPAGEVLVAPVEGTANGIIVFDCSITDVGVLKEPVVVIVRDGLAVEFRGGLEAQKLELMLKSIKLREAFNIAELGIGTNPGAEIVGNILMDEKALGTVHIGFGDNSTIGGKVVAGIHLDGVIRRPSVYVDGKPVIEDGTMVMCRSSQVNSI